A window of Acetonema longum DSM 6540 genomic DNA:
CGGTAACGCTGCCGGGTCTGCCGGATTCCCGGGCCGTGATTTATATTAAAAAAATCAAACCCACGGTTGCCGCATATCCACGGCGGCCAGGACAACCGGAAAAAAAACCTCTGTGAAATATTGGTAGAGGAAATGACTGTGCCATGCCGAATACATAATCGATATATTTTATTGCCGGGAAATTACGGTAAGGCGGTGTCCAGATGAAAAACTTTGCTAAATTAATCGGAATCAATCAGGACGATTCCAAGCAGGCGGACAATATTGCTTCCCCCCCTTCTCCTCAGGTGCAGCAGGTGGCGGTTTCCCAGATATCGCCGAATCCCTTTCAGCCCCGTAAGACCTTTCTTGATGAGTCCTTGCAGGAGTTAGCCGCCTCCATTCATGAATTTGGCATTATTCAGCCTTTAATTGTGCGTCAGACTGACCACGGCATTGAGCTGATTGCCGGGGAACGGCGTTTGCGGGCTTCCAAACTGGCGGGACTAACCGAGGTCCCGGTTATTTTTAAAACCATTAATGACCGGGAAATGGCGGAACTGGCCATGATTGAAAATCTGCAGCGGGAGGATCTGCATTATCTGGAAGAAGCCGAGGGCTATCAAACCCTTATTTCTCAATTTGGCTTAACCCAGGAAGAAATGGCCAGGCGGGTAGGCAAGAACCAGTCCACCATTGCCAATAAGCTGCGTCTTTTAAAGCTGGACGCCGACGTCCGTCAATCTCTGCGGCAAAATGAGTTAACCGAGCGTCATGCCAGAGCCTTGCTGAAACTGGACAACACTTCGGCCCAGATGGAGATTCTGGAGGTTGTCAAAGAGAAAGGCCTAAATGTCCGGGAAACCGAGAAATTTATTGAACAGGTGCTGGAGGATGCTGCCCGGGAAGAGGAGGAAAAATCCCAGCCGAAACAGCATATCATCAAAGTCATCAAAGATGTTCGGATTTTTATCAATACCATTAATAACGTGGTGACTGAGATGAAGAAAACCGGCTTAAATATTAAGATGGATCAAAATCAGGATAATGAAAGTATTAT
This region includes:
- the noc gene encoding nucleoid occlusion protein; this translates as MKNFAKLIGINQDDSKQADNIASPPSPQVQQVAVSQISPNPFQPRKTFLDESLQELAASIHEFGIIQPLIVRQTDHGIELIAGERRLRASKLAGLTEVPVIFKTINDREMAELAMIENLQREDLHYLEEAEGYQTLISQFGLTQEEMARRVGKNQSTIANKLRLLKLDADVRQSLRQNELTERHARALLKLDNTSAQMEILEVVKEKGLNVRETEKFIEQVLEDAAREEEEKSQPKQHIIKVIKDVRIFINTINNVVTEMKKTGLNIKMDQNQDNESIIIQLRIPKNR